Within Amycolatopsis sp. FDAARGOS 1241, the genomic segment CTCGTGCTCGTGGTCGACGGGAAGACCGGGCTCAAGCAGCGGTGGGGCGTCGCGCTCGCGGCGGGTGTCTCGTTCGCCGCGGTCCAGTGCGCCGCGTCGGTGTTCCTGACGCCCGCGCTCGTGGACACGGTCGCGGCCGTGGTGTCCGGCGTGGTCACTGTGCTCGTCGCGCGGGCCGGCCGCGTGCCGGCCACGGCGGTGCGCCGGCGCACGGTCGTGGCAGCCGGTGGTGGCGCGAGTGGTGGCAGCGACTTCGCCGCCCCGCCCGCCGACGAGTCCACTGTGGACGAGAAGCGGCCGCCGGTGTTCGCCGCGCTCGCGCCGTACCTGCTGATCGTCGCCGTGGTCGTCCTCGCGAACCTGCCCGGGGTGTCGGACCTGATCGCCTCGCTCACGACCAAGGTCCACTGGCCCGGCGTCGACGTCGGCAACTCCGACGGGGAACCGCTGAGCATCGCGAAGATCAGCTTCGCGTGGGTCGGGGCGCCGGGTTCGCTCGTGCTCATCGCCGGGCTGCTGAGCCTGCCGGTGCTGGGTGTCGGGCTCGGGCGCGCTACCCGGGTGTGGCTGGCCAACCTGTGGCAGCTGCGCTGGGCGATCTTCACGGTGTGCTGCGTCATCGCACTGAGCTACGTGATGAACCTGTCGGGCCAGACCACCACGCTCGGCGTCTGGCTCGCCGGTGCCGGAGCGGCGTTCCCGCTGGTGTCGCCGGTGATCGGCTGGATCGGCACCGTGCTGACCGGGTCCGACACCTCCAGCAACACGCTCTTCGGCCTGCTGCAGTACACGACCGCCCACCACGCCGGCCTGTCCGATGTGCTGCTCACCTCCGCCAACAGCAGCGGCGGGGTGGTCGGCAAGGCCGTGTCGCTGCAGAACCTGGCGATCGCCGCGGTCGCCGTCGGGCTCGGCGGCAAGGAGGGCGTGCTCTTCCGCCGGACCATCGGCTGGACGGTCGTGATGGTCGTGGTGCTGTCCGTGCTCGTGTACCTGCAATCGACTCCCGTGCTCGGCTGGCTGGTTCCCTGACCGGCCCGAAAGGACCCCTGCCATGCCCGTTGACTCCGCCAACCACTGGGCGCAGCGCCTGCTGCACCCGCGCTCGGTCGCGATCGTCGGCGCATCCACCCGGCCCGGGAGCATTTCCACGCAGGCGCTGGCGAACCTGCGGGACTTCGGCTACGCGGGGCGTGTGCTGCCCGTCAACGCGAAGTACACCGAGCTCGACGGGCTGCCGTGTTACCCCTCGCTGGACGCCACGCCGGGCCCGGTCGACCTCGCGCTGATCCTGGTGCCGGCCGCCGCGGTGCCGGGCGCGATCGACGACTGCGTGCGCGCCGGCGTCGGGACAGCGGTGGTGTTCTCGTCGGGCTTCGGTGAGCTCGGCGCCGAAGGGCTGGACGTCCAGCAGCGGCTGGCCGGGGCCGCGCGCGCCGGGAGCGTGCGCCTGCTCGGTCCCAACTGCCAGGGCCTGATCTACCGGCCGGCCAGCCTGGTCGCGACCTTCAGCGAAGCCGCACAGGCGGGGCTCGGCGAGTCGAGCGGGATCGCCTACGCCGGGCAGAGCGGCGCGATCGGTGGCTCGTTCCTCGGGCTCGCGCGCGAACGCGGCATCGGGCTCACGGCGTGGGCCAGCAGCGGCAACCAGGCCGACCTCGGTGTGGCCGACCTCGCCGCCGGGTTCCTGGAAGAGGACGAGGTCCGCGTCGTCGCGATGTACCTGGAGGCGATCCCGTCCGGGACGCAGTGGCGGCAGCTCACCGCGCGAGCGCGGGAACTGGGCAAGAACCTGGTGGTGCTGCGGTCCGGCCGCTCGGCCGCCGGGCGGCGCGCGGCCGCGTCGCACACCGGCGCCATGATCGGGCCGGACACGGCGTTCGAGCTGGTGTCCGCGGAACACGGCGTGATCGGCGTGACCGACCTCGACCAGCTGCTGGACACCGTGGTGGAACTCGCCGCACGCAAGCCGGTGCGCGGGCCCGCCGTGACCGTGGTGACGAGCTCCGGCGGCGCCGGCGGGATCGCGGCGGACTGGCTGGAGGAAGCGGGGTTGCGCACCGGCGAGCTCGCCGCGGACACCCGCCGCGAACTCGAGCGGTTCATCCCCGCGTACGGCTCGACGAGCAACCCCGTGGACGTGACCGCGCAGCTGTTCTCACAGGACGACGACTCGGTGTTCGACGTGTGCCGGACGATCCTCGGCGATCCGGGGACCGACGTCCTGATGGTGATCATGACGAACGTGACGGGCGCCCGCGCGGCTCGTGTGGCCCGCCAGCTCGTCGCGGCGGCCGAGGGCGCACCCAAACCGCTGGGCGTGGTGTGGCTCGCCGACGGCAACCAGATCGCCGAGGCGACGAAGATCCTGCGTGAGCACCACGTTCCGCTGCACGACTCGATCGGGCGCAAGGCCCACGTGCTGGCCCGGCTGTACCGGGCCGGCGCAGCGCGACCGCCGGCCCGCACCGAACCGGTGGCGGGCACTGTCGACGGGTTCTCCGGCACCGGCGTGGTCACCGAATCCGCGGGTGCGCCCCTGCTGGACGCGCTGGGCGTGCCCCGGCCCGAAGGTGTGCTCGTCACGAGTCCGCAGGAGGCGGCCGAAGCCGCGGCGCGGCTCGGCGGCCGGGTGGTGCTGAAGGCGCAGTCCGCCGGCCTCACGCACAAGTCCGAAGCAGGCGGCGTTCGCGTCGGCGTGACAGACGCGGCGAGCGCGTATCGGGAAATGGTCGCCGCCGTGCGCGCCGCCCGGCCGGACGTCGTGCTCGACGGAATCCTGGTGCAGAGCCTGGTTCCGCCGGGGATCGAACTCCTTGTCGGCGTCGAGGGAGCCGCCGACGGCTACCCGCCGGTCGTGACCGTCGGCTTCGGCGGTGTGACGGCCGAGATCGACCAGGACGTGGTCACCGGGCTCGCCCCGCTGTCGGAGCTCGACGTGCGGGTACTGCTCACCCGGCTGCGCGGCGCGCCGCTGCTGCGCGGCTACCGCGGCCGGCCGGGAGCCGACGTGGCCGCCGTCGCCGCCGCCGTGGCGGCCCTCTCGCGGTACGCGGCCGGTCTCGGTGACCGGCTCGCCGAGCTCGAGATCAACCCGCTCATCGCCCACCCCGACGGGGTCAGCGCGGCAGATCTGGTGCTGCGCTTCACCGAGTAGCTCCACCGACCAGGTGCTCCACCGGCCCGCAACGACGCGAAGTTTCGGAAGGAGTGGTCATGACGTCCGTCCTGACCAAGGTTCCCCCGCTCACCCTCGACCGTCCGCAACGCCGGGTCTTCTGGGCCACGTTCGCGGGCTGGGGTCTCGACGGGTTCGACTACATGCTTTACACGCTGGCCCTCGGCGCGGTGAGCATCGCGTTCGGACTGAACCACGAGCAGGCCGGCCTCATCGGCACGGTCACGCTGCTGTTCTCAGCGTTCGGCGGCATCGTCGCCGGCACGTTGTCCGACCGGTTCGGCCGCGTCCGCATCCTGGCGGCGGCGATCTTCCTGTACTCGCTGTTCACCGCCCTGTCCGGGATCGCGAGCAGCTTTCCCGAGCTGCTGGTGTACCGCGCGGTGGAGGGACTGGGCTTCGGCGGCGAGTGGGCCGTCGGCGCCGTGCTCATCTCGGAGGTCATCCCCGCGAAGAAGCGCGGCGCGGTCGCCGGGTTCATCCAGGGCGCGTGGTCGTTCGGCTGGGCGCTCGCGGTGATCGCGTCGGTACTGATCCTGCCGAACTTCGGTGACCTCGGCTGGCGCATGATGTTCTGGGTCGGCTTGGTCCCGGCGCTGATCGTGATCTACATCCTGCGCAAGGTGCCCGAGTCGCCCGTGTGGCTGGAAGCGCGCCGGACCCGCAAGGCCAAGGCGCCGATCAGCCTCGGGCTGATCTTCCGGCGCAAGATCCTGCGCTACACCATCCTGGCGACGTTGCTCTCGATCGGCATGCAGAGCGGGTACTACGCGATCTTCACGTGGCTGCCCACCTACCTGTCCGAAAGCCGCGGGCTGAACGCGGTCGGCGCGGCCGGCTACCTCGTGTTCGTGATCGCCGGATCGTTCCTCGGTTACGTCGCCGCGGGAGTCGCCAACGACCGGTTCGGCCGCAAGCCGACGTTCGCCGTGTTCGGCGTGCTCAGCGCGGTCACGGTGGTGGTCTACGCCTACGCGCGCATCCCGTCCGGCCTCGTGATCTACGTCGGGTTCCCGCTGGGGTTCTTCGGCTCGGGCATCATCAGCGGGTTCGGCCCGTTCCTCGCGGAGCTGTTCCCCAGTGAGATGCGCGGCGCCGGACAGGGCTTCTGCTACAACGTGGGCCGTGGGGTCGCCGCGCTGGCTCCGGCGGTGGTCGGCGCGCTCGCCGGCGGCTACGGGCTGGGGACCGGGATCTCGGTGTTCGCGGCCAGTGCCTACGGTCTGTTCCTGATCGCGCTGGTGTTCCTGCCCGAGACCCGCGGCCGGGAGCTCCGGTGAGCACAACGAAGGAGAACGACTTGCCGGTTCCGGATTACCGCGCCCTGCGCGCCCGCGACGACGGTCCGGCCGGGTCCAGCTGGGGCGTGTTCGAGCGGACGCCCGAGCGCGGGATGGCGAACTTCGCCCAGGCGTCGCACGTGGTGGAGGCGGCCGGCTTGGTGCGCCACGGCCAGGTGTTCAACTTGGACTATCCACTCGACGCGTTCGACCCGTCTGTGGTGTGGCGGACGCCGCCGGCGCAGACGATCACGTCCTCGCACGCCGACCAGCGCGACGACTACGTCGATCAGCTGTGGCTGCAGGCGAGCTCCCACGTGGACGGTCTGCGGCACCGCCGCCACCACGAAGCCGGTTTCTACCAAGGGGTTCCCGACGCCGACATCAAGCCCGGGACCCCGGCGCTCGGCGTTCAGCGGTGGGCGGAGGACCCCATCGTCGGCCGTGGGGTGCTCGTGGACCTCGCTCGTTACCGGGAGTCGCTGGGCCGCCCCATCGACCACGCCGCCGGCGAACCGCTGCCGCTGGACCTCGTCGAGCGGACGCTGTCCTGGCAAGGCGTGAGCCTGTGCGAGGGGGACCTGCTCCTGCTGCGCACCGGCTGGGCCGAGTGGTATCTGTCCGAATTGGACCCGGCCGGCCGCGAAGCGATCGGGCGGACCCGCCGCTGCACCGGTCTCGCGCAGTCCCGCGAGCTGGTCGCGTGGTTCTGGGACCACCGCCTCGCCCTCGTCGCGTCCGACACCTTCGCCATCGAGGCGATGCCGCCGCCCCCGGACCCGCAGTTCGGCGGCCCCCACGAACCGGGGATGGTGCACCAAGACCTCATCGGCCTGCTCGGTCTGCCCCTGGGCGAACAGTGGAAGCTCGACGCGCTGTCGGCGCACGCCGCCGGTGGCGGCGGCTACACGTACCTCGTGGTGGTCAAGCCCCTGAACCTCGTCGGCGGGGTGGGCTCGCCGGCGAATGCCGTCGCCCTCTGCTGAACCGGGCGCGCCAGCTGTTGTGTCCGGGGCGGTTGCGAGTGGTGCGATCTACTTCTGCCAACCAGGCAGGCCCTGGCAGCGCGGTTCCAACTGCCGCGCGAGTACTTTGCCAAGGGCAGCAACCTCGCCGGCCACACCGTCGAACACCTCGCCGCAGTCGCCGCGGAAATCGACAACCGTCCACACACATGCCTCGGCTGGTCAACTCCAGCCCGACGCCTCGCTACAGTCATCACACCAACACAATGACCGGCACCGTTGCGACCACCTCGCGAATCCGCGCACCACGACCGCGGCCACACCGCACGAACCGGCAAGCCCCCGCGTCGCCAACCTCACCGGGCAATACAGCTAACCGGTCGCCGTTCCGGCGCGCTCGCGCTGCTCCAGCGCTTCGATCGCTGACGCCAGCAAGCTGCGCTCGATGTGGGTCTGCATCAGCTCCCGCGCTCCGGTGTCGTCGCCCGCGGCGACGAGGTCGACCAGCCGGTGGTGTTCCTGGTGGTCGCGCGTGCGGGGTTCGTTGCCGGGCGGCAGTTCCAGCCCGGCGCGGCGGTAGCGGTCCGTCTTGTCCCAGATGTCGTCGAGCAGGCGGACCAGCGTGGCGTTGTGGGACGCCACATACAGCGCCCGGTGGAAGGCCCGGTGCACGGTCAGCGCCTCTTCGCCCCATTCGCGGGTGACGGGCAGCAGCCGGGCCACCGCGGCGCGCAGGGCTGACAGGTCGTCTGCGGTGCGGCGCTGCGCCGCGTACATCGCGGCGGTCGGGTCGAGGGACAGGCGCACCTCGAAGAGCTGGCGCGCCTCGGCCGCGCTCATCCCGGCCACGCGGGCGTCGCGGTGGGCGTCGAGGCGGATGAGTCCTTCGCTGGACAGCCGGCGGATCGCCTCCCGCAGCGGGGTGAGGCTCATGCCCAGGTCGCCGGCGAGCTCGTTCTGCTCGAGCCGCGAGCCGGGCCGCAGGGCACCCGACAGGATGCGGCCGCGCAGCTCGGCGTAGGCGACCTCGCCCTTGCTCGAAAACACGTTCGCGCTGCTCATCGACCCCTGCACCCTCCCTGGCGGAAACCGAGGCTTGTGCTTCGGCCAGGCGAGACCCTAGCATCCCGTTGGAATTTATAATTTATAAGAGAGGCGCGGATGAAGATCCTCGACGTGCACGAAGGCGTCATTCCGATCAGCTCGTCGATCCGCAACGCCTGGATCGACTTCAGCTCGATGGACTGCTCCATCGTCGCGGTGGTGTCCGACGTCGTGCGCGACGGCGAGCCGGTGGTCGGCTACGGCTTCAACTCCAACGGCCGCTACAGCGCGGGCGAAATCCTGCGGCGCCGCATCGTCCCCCGCCTGCTCGCCGCCGACCCGGACGCCCTGCTCGCCGAAGACGGGCAGCTCGACCCCACTCGCGCCTGGGACTTCATGATGGCCAACGAAAAGCCCGGCGGGCACGGCGAGCGATCGGTGGCCGTCGGCGTGGTCGACATGGCCCTGTTCGACCTCGCCGCCAAGCTCGCCGGGCAGCCGTTGTACCGCTGGCTGTCCGACCGCTACGGCGACGGCGTGCCCGACGACGAGGTGTTCGTCTACGCCGCCGGCGGCTACTACGCGCCCGGCAAGACCCTGCTTGACCTGCAGGACGAGATGAAGCGCTTCCTCGACCAGGGCTACCGCGTGGTCAAGATGAAGATCGGCGGCGCGGACCTGGCCGAGGACCTCACGCGCATCGAAGCCGTGCTCGACGTCCTCGGCGGCGACGGCTCACGGCTCGCGGTGGACGTCAACGGCCGCTTCGACCTGGCCACCGCCCTCGAGTACGGGCGCGCGATCGAGCCCTACGGCCTCTTCTGGTACGAGGAGATCGGTGACCCGCTCGACTACGGCCTCAACGCGGTGATCTCCGAGCACTACGCCGGCCCGATCGCCACGGGCGAGAACCTGTTCTCCCTGCAGGACGCCCGCAACCTCATCCGCTACGGCGGGATGCGCCCCGACCGCGACTACCTCCAGTTCGACCCGGCGCTGAGCTACGGGCTCACCGAATACCTGCGCATCCTGGACATGCTCAAGCAGCACGGCTGGTCCTCCCGCCGCTGCATCCCGCACGGCGGCCACCAGTTCTCCTTGCACATCGCCGCGGCGCTCAAGCTCGGCGGCAACGAGTCCTACCCCGGCGAGTTCCAGCCGACCGGCGGGTTCGCCGACGGCGCGGTCGTCGAAGACAGCCACGTCGGCCTCACCGCGACGCCGGGCATCGGCTTCGAGGAGAAGGCCGCGTTCTACAAGGTACTTCGCCAGTTGCACCGCTGAAGGTTCCCCCGTCACAACGTCGTGCGAAGGAGCAATTCATGCCGTCCACCCCCGCGGCCCGATCGCGCGTGCGCAGCCTGCTCGGGCAGCTGTGGTTCCAGGTGATCGTCGCCGCGGTGCCGGGCATCGCCGTCGGGTTCGCCTTCCCGAAAGCGGGCCCCGAAACCGCTCAACGACTGGGTTCATCTCGCTGGTGAGCATGATCGTGGTCCCGGTCGTCTTCTGCGTCGTCACGGCCGGCATCGCGTCGGTGGACAACCTGCGCAAGGCGGGGCGCATCGGCGGCAAGGCGATCGGCTACTTCGTGGTGCTGTCGCTGGTGTCCATGCTGATCGGGCTCGTGGTCGCGAACGTGTTCAAGCCCGGGTCCGGAATGCACATCGACGCCGCCACGCTGGATCCCGGCGGCGTCCCGAAGGCCGCCACGCAGGACCACGCGTCGTTCACCGGGTTCGTCTCCAGCTCATCCCGGACTCGCTGTTCGGAGCATCACCAGCGACACCATCCTCGCGGCCCTGCTCGTGTCCATCGTGTTCGGCGCCGCGCTGAACCTGGCCGGACCGTCCGGCGCGCCCTTGACCCGCGGGATCACGGCGCTGTCGGGCGTGGTCTTCCGGATCGTCCGCTGGATCATGCGGCTCGCACCGTTCGGCACCTTCGGGGCGCTGGCCTCGGTCGGGGCGACCTGCGGCGCGGAAAGCCTGCAGCAGCTGCTCTACCTGATCCTGCTGTTCACTGGCACGTGCGTGGCCTACATCGTGGTGGTGCTCGGCTCGATCATGCGCGCCTGCCGGCTCGGCCTGTTCGCCCTCATGCGGCTGCTGAAGGACGAGCTGCTGGTGGCGCTGTCGACGTGCTCGAGCGAGGCAGTGCTGCGGCAGCTGGTGCGCAAGCTGGAGATCCTCGGCGCCGGGCGGCCGGTGGTGGGCATCGTGGTGGCGTCGGGATTCTCGTTCAACCTCGACGGTTCCGCCATCTACCTCACGATGGCGTCGCTGTTCCTCTCGCAGGCCCTGGGGGTGGACCTGAGCTGGCAGCAGCAGCTGACGATGGTCGCGGTGATGATGCTGACGAGCAAGGGCACCGCGGGCATCGCCGGTGGCGCGTTCATCGTGCCGGCCTCGAGCATGACGGCCGTCGGCCACATGCCGCTGGCCGCGCTGGCCCTGATCGTGGGCATCGACCGCATCCTCAACGTAGGCCGGGTGTTCATCAACGTCCTGGGCAACGCCGTCGCCACGATCGTGATCGGCAAGTGGGAGAACGACTTCGACCAGGACAAGGCCCGCCTGGTCCTGTCGACGCGCAGCGCGGCGCTGACCGAGCTGGAGGCCGAGTACGACGCCGCACAGCGCGCCGGCACCACTCCGGCGGCCGAACCGGCGAGCGTCACCAGCGGTGCGCCGCGGCAGGCCGCCGCCGCTGACGAGCGCCGTCAGCTCCGCGTCGCACCCCAAGCGCGGTAGGCGCCGACGGCGGTGGGCAGGGTCGGGAAGATGCGGTCCTCCCCCACCTTCTCGACCAGTCCCGCCGCGACCAGGTCGTCGCGCAGGTCCTGCTTGACCCGGGCCAGCGCGAACACGACCCCACGGCGCCCGAGTTCCTCGCGCAGCTGGTCGAGCGCGTCGGCGGCGGTCACGTCGATCTCGACATTGGCCTCGGTGTTGAGCACGAACCACCGCACGTCACCGTCGGCCGCGGCGAGGGCGCGGTGGCGGAAGTCCTCCGCGTTGGCGAAGCACAACGGCGCGTCGTAGCGGTAGACGACGAGCCCGGGCTCGGTCGTGGCCTCGGGGTAGTCGTCCACGTCGTGCATCCCGGCGAGGCCCGGCACGACACCGAGGATCCCGTCGTGCGGCCGGGCGATCCGGCGCAGCAGGTCCAAGATGGACAGTCCCACGGCGGCAAGCACGCCGTAGATCACGCCGAGGCCGAGCACGCCGGCCGTG encodes:
- a CDS encoding cation:dicarboxylate symporter family transporter, with the protein product MSIVFGAALNLAGPSGAPLTRGITALSGVVFRIVRWIMRLAPFGTFGALASVGATCGAESLQQLLYLILLFTGTCVAYIVVVLGSIMRACRLGLFALMRLLKDELLVALSTCSSEAVLRQLVRKLEILGAGRPVVGIVVASGFSFNLDGSAIYLTMASLFLSQALGVDLSWQQQLTMVAVMMLTSKGTAGIAGGAFIVPASSMTAVGHMPLAALALIVGIDRILNVGRVFINVLGNAVATIVIGKWENDFDQDKARLVLSTRSAALTELEAEYDAAQRAGTTPAAEPASVTSGAPRQAAAADERRQLRVAPQAR
- a CDS encoding MFS transporter — protein: MTSVLTKVPPLTLDRPQRRVFWATFAGWGLDGFDYMLYTLALGAVSIAFGLNHEQAGLIGTVTLLFSAFGGIVAGTLSDRFGRVRILAAAIFLYSLFTALSGIASSFPELLVYRAVEGLGFGGEWAVGAVLISEVIPAKKRGAVAGFIQGAWSFGWALAVIASVLILPNFGDLGWRMMFWVGLVPALIVIYILRKVPESPVWLEARRTRKAKAPISLGLIFRRKILRYTILATLLSIGMQSGYYAIFTWLPTYLSESRGLNAVGAAGYLVFVIAGSFLGYVAAGVANDRFGRKPTFAVFGVLSAVTVVVYAYARIPSGLVIYVGFPLGFFGSGIISGFGPFLAELFPSEMRGAGQGFCYNVGRGVAALAPAVVGALAGGYGLGTGISVFAASAYGLFLIALVFLPETRGRELR
- a CDS encoding L-lactate permease, translated to MFTQILVPVGGSLTLSALLAAVPLLLLIVLLGVFKTPARIAAPASLIAALAVGVVAFRLPASIAFSGAAEGIVYGIFPILWVAINAIWLHKVTELRGHSAALRTAFTRVSDDRRVQAILVAFCFGAALEGLAGGGAPVAICAVILMALGLSPIKAAAACLIADTSPVAFGALGQPIDVLATQTGLPVPDLAVMIGRQTPVLALFIPLVLVLVVDGKTGLKQRWGVALAAGVSFAAVQCAASVFLTPALVDTVAAVVSGVVTVLVARAGRVPATAVRRRTVVAAGGGASGGSDFAAPPADESTVDEKRPPVFAALAPYLLIVAVVVLANLPGVSDLIASLTTKVHWPGVDVGNSDGEPLSIAKISFAWVGAPGSLVLIAGLLSLPVLGVGLGRATRVWLANLWQLRWAIFTVCCVIALSYVMNLSGQTTTLGVWLAGAGAAFPLVSPVIGWIGTVLTGSDTSSNTLFGLLQYTTAHHAGLSDVLLTSANSSGGVVGKAVSLQNLAIAAVAVGLGGKEGVLFRRTIGWTVVMVVVLSVLVYLQSTPVLGWLVP
- a CDS encoding GntR family transcriptional regulator, which translates into the protein MSSANVFSSKGEVAYAELRGRILSGALRPGSRLEQNELAGDLGMSLTPLREAIRRLSSEGLIRLDAHRDARVAGMSAAEARQLFEVRLSLDPTAAMYAAQRRTADDLSALRAAVARLLPVTREWGEEALTVHRAFHRALYVASHNATLVRLLDDIWDKTDRYRRAGLELPPGNEPRTRDHQEHHRLVDLVAAGDDTGARELMQTHIERSLLASAIEALEQRERAGTATG
- a CDS encoding cyclase family protein, whose protein sequence is MSTTKENDLPVPDYRALRARDDGPAGSSWGVFERTPERGMANFAQASHVVEAAGLVRHGQVFNLDYPLDAFDPSVVWRTPPAQTITSSHADQRDDYVDQLWLQASSHVDGLRHRRHHEAGFYQGVPDADIKPGTPALGVQRWAEDPIVGRGVLVDLARYRESLGRPIDHAAGEPLPLDLVERTLSWQGVSLCEGDLLLLRTGWAEWYLSELDPAGREAIGRTRRCTGLAQSRELVAWFWDHRLALVASDTFAIEAMPPPPDPQFGGPHEPGMVHQDLIGLLGLPLGEQWKLDALSAHAAGGGGYTYLVVVKPLNLVGGVGSPANAVALC
- a CDS encoding acetate--CoA ligase family protein — encoded protein: MPVDSANHWAQRLLHPRSVAIVGASTRPGSISTQALANLRDFGYAGRVLPVNAKYTELDGLPCYPSLDATPGPVDLALILVPAAAVPGAIDDCVRAGVGTAVVFSSGFGELGAEGLDVQQRLAGAARAGSVRLLGPNCQGLIYRPASLVATFSEAAQAGLGESSGIAYAGQSGAIGGSFLGLARERGIGLTAWASSGNQADLGVADLAAGFLEEDEVRVVAMYLEAIPSGTQWRQLTARARELGKNLVVLRSGRSAAGRRAAASHTGAMIGPDTAFELVSAEHGVIGVTDLDQLLDTVVELAARKPVRGPAVTVVTSSGGAGGIAADWLEEAGLRTGELAADTRRELERFIPAYGSTSNPVDVTAQLFSQDDDSVFDVCRTILGDPGTDVLMVIMTNVTGARAARVARQLVAAAEGAPKPLGVVWLADGNQIAEATKILREHHVPLHDSIGRKAHVLARLYRAGAARPPARTEPVAGTVDGFSGTGVVTESAGAPLLDALGVPRPEGVLVTSPQEAAEAAARLGGRVVLKAQSAGLTHKSEAGGVRVGVTDAASAYREMVAAVRAARPDVVLDGILVQSLVPPGIELLVGVEGAADGYPPVVTVGFGGVTAEIDQDVVTGLAPLSELDVRVLLTRLRGAPLLRGYRGRPGADVAAVAAAVAALSRYAAGLGDRLAELEINPLIAHPDGVSAADLVLRFTE
- a CDS encoding mandelate racemase/muconate lactonizing enzyme family protein; amino-acid sequence: MKILDVHEGVIPISSSIRNAWIDFSSMDCSIVAVVSDVVRDGEPVVGYGFNSNGRYSAGEILRRRIVPRLLAADPDALLAEDGQLDPTRAWDFMMANEKPGGHGERSVAVGVVDMALFDLAAKLAGQPLYRWLSDRYGDGVPDDEVFVYAAGGYYAPGKTLLDLQDEMKRFLDQGYRVVKMKIGGADLAEDLTRIEAVLDVLGGDGSRLAVDVNGRFDLATALEYGRAIEPYGLFWYEEIGDPLDYGLNAVISEHYAGPIATGENLFSLQDARNLIRYGGMRPDRDYLQFDPALSYGLTEYLRILDMLKQHGWSSRRCIPHGGHQFSLHIAAALKLGGNESYPGEFQPTGGFADGAVVEDSHVGLTATPGIGFEEKAAFYKVLRQLHR